One window from the genome of Mucilaginibacter ginsenosidivorans encodes:
- a CDS encoding SusC/RagA family TonB-linked outer membrane protein, translating into MHFKNLLKVSCFILLSLFSLQSMAQTVVTGKVTDSKDGSGIPGASVVAKGTTVGTVTDVNGNFRLSVASSVTTLSVSYVGYTTKDVTLTGAPLNIALDPTSTSLNEVLVIGYGTVRKKDATGAVVKVNAGDFVQGVTTNPLQQLQGQAPGVVITTSSGDPNDAPTVRVRGTTSLSGGNDPLYVIDGVAGADIRSVAPSDIESFTIEKDASAAAIYGSRAAGGVILVTTKQGKAGKSQVTFNSYVASESPEHLIKFMDRNQYLSAYQDFYGHAMPTGTSTTSDQGANTDWFREITRTGFTHNENLALSGGTEQGHYRASVAYTDQDGIAINSGRKDLYGRFNFDQKTLDNKLLITMNVSGSQTNSLFTDKNAFLNAAAVPSVIGTMDPVNAGYYQYINNTQENNPIPQLVYLTNIGRQDRLTGNLKMDFNPIKQITISPYANASHGVNVTNIYYPPAVALSPVGGLLNAVGDQFGYTPQLSNHGDVDKGSSDYTNKTYGATVAYKDEFGKLRLSALGGYEFNSFDYSGFRVGAHDFNDIYLPDENIGSANSISTADIGSDRGGYQLKSWFGRAELNWNDKYYLTGNVRYDWSNKLGLNNQSGVFPSIDAAWVISNEDFMKGVSWISSLKLRGGYGQIGNQDVIGPYLSQFLFSSGRLYYNGSLGQFVSSSSPVQNQNANLRWQVNTTTNVAVDFSLFNSRLTGSLDVYSEKTNHLLFTYTVPTGSTFFVNTIVANIGSMSNKGFELSLNYKILSKSDLTWTAGGNFNVNRNKIVSLSGQFAGLDFNVTQANVGSTGGLGISGQISQIGYLKVGYPIGTLLLPEYAGKDANGNQQFWKYNADGSRTAVTDVSLLNYADDGSTQDRKFYTTDPKFTYGLSTSLTYKQFDFSIFARGQYGSKGFNETYMDYTSLAKLGTYSVLADASKLGIKSSSEPSNYWLQGTSFLKIQSVNLGYSLKINQNRYIDKLHFYVAGNNLYTFTSYKGIDPELTTAGGQTGIDSRQLYPRSRQLSFGVNLTLK; encoded by the coding sequence ATGCACTTTAAAAATTTACTCAAAGTAAGTTGTTTTATCCTGCTAAGCTTGTTTTCGCTGCAATCAATGGCGCAGACTGTAGTTACAGGTAAAGTAACCGACTCAAAAGACGGTTCGGGGATCCCCGGAGCCTCGGTAGTCGCAAAGGGTACCACAGTTGGTACAGTTACCGATGTTAATGGTAACTTCAGATTATCAGTAGCTTCATCAGTTACTACACTATCAGTTTCTTATGTTGGTTACACAACAAAGGATGTGACCTTAACAGGAGCCCCTTTAAACATTGCGCTTGACCCCACAAGTACATCACTAAACGAAGTGCTGGTAATTGGTTACGGTACCGTGCGTAAAAAGGACGCTACTGGGGCCGTAGTTAAAGTAAACGCCGGCGATTTTGTGCAGGGTGTTACCACTAACCCATTACAGCAACTGCAGGGCCAGGCACCTGGTGTTGTTATTACGACCAGTAGCGGCGACCCGAACGATGCACCTACTGTACGTGTACGTGGTACTACCTCATTATCCGGTGGTAACGATCCGTTATATGTAATCGACGGAGTAGCAGGAGCGGATATCCGTTCAGTAGCTCCAAGCGATATTGAATCGTTTACTATTGAGAAAGACGCTTCGGCTGCTGCCATTTACGGTTCACGCGCTGCGGGTGGTGTGATCCTGGTAACTACTAAACAAGGAAAAGCCGGCAAATCACAGGTTACATTCAATAGCTATGTTGCCTCTGAGTCGCCTGAGCACCTGATCAAATTTATGGACCGTAACCAATACTTGAGCGCATACCAGGATTTTTACGGCCATGCTATGCCTACCGGTACTTCAACCACCAGCGACCAGGGCGCCAACACAGATTGGTTCAGGGAAATTACCCGTACTGGTTTTACCCACAACGAAAACCTTGCGTTGAGCGGTGGTACCGAGCAGGGCCACTATAGAGCTTCAGTTGCATATACCGACCAGGATGGTATCGCAATTAATTCAGGAAGAAAAGACCTTTACGGCCGTTTCAACTTCGACCAGAAGACACTGGATAATAAATTGCTGATAACAATGAATGTATCAGGTTCACAAACCAATTCGTTATTTACTGATAAGAATGCGTTCCTGAACGCCGCAGCTGTTCCTTCAGTTATCGGCACAATGGACCCTGTAAATGCCGGTTACTACCAGTACATAAACAATACCCAGGAAAATAACCCTATTCCGCAATTAGTTTACCTGACCAACATTGGGCGCCAAGACCGACTAACAGGTAACCTAAAAATGGATTTTAATCCGATCAAACAGATCACCATCAGCCCTTATGCAAACGCTTCCCATGGTGTAAACGTTACTAACATTTATTACCCTCCTGCAGTTGCTCTGAGCCCTGTTGGTGGTTTGCTTAACGCAGTGGGCGACCAGTTTGGTTACACGCCGCAGCTTTCAAACCATGGCGATGTGGATAAAGGCTCGTCAGATTATACCAACAAAACCTATGGAGCTACAGTAGCTTATAAGGATGAATTTGGTAAACTGCGTTTAAGCGCGTTAGGTGGTTATGAGTTCAACTCATTCGACTACAGTGGTTTCCGCGTAGGTGCACACGATTTTAATGACATTTATCTCCCCGATGAAAATATCGGCTCGGCCAACTCTATATCTACTGCAGATATCGGTTCTGACAGGGGCGGCTACCAGTTGAAGTCATGGTTCGGAAGGGCTGAATTGAATTGGAATGATAAATATTACCTGACTGGTAACGTACGTTACGACTGGTCGAATAAGTTAGGTTTGAATAATCAATCAGGTGTGTTCCCATCTATCGATGCAGCGTGGGTTATCAGCAATGAAGATTTCATGAAAGGAGTATCATGGATCAGTTCGTTAAAATTGCGTGGCGGTTACGGACAGATAGGTAACCAGGATGTTATTGGACCGTACCTTTCACAGTTTTTATTTTCTTCAGGCAGACTGTATTACAATGGCTCACTTGGCCAATTTGTATCGAGCAGCAGCCCCGTTCAAAATCAAAATGCCAATTTGAGATGGCAAGTAAATACCACGACTAACGTAGCGGTCGATTTCAGTCTGTTTAATAGCCGCTTAACCGGTAGCTTGGATGTTTACAGCGAAAAAACCAATCACTTATTGTTTACGTACACTGTACCAACAGGTAGTACATTCTTTGTAAATACCATCGTTGCAAACATAGGTAGTATGAGCAATAAGGGTTTTGAATTAAGCCTGAATTACAAGATCCTTAGCAAGTCAGACCTCACCTGGACTGCAGGTGGTAACTTCAATGTTAACCGCAATAAGATCGTATCGCTTTCCGGTCAGTTTGCAGGCCTCGACTTTAACGTAACCCAGGCAAACGTTGGCAGCACCGGGGGGTTAGGTATCAGCGGTCAGATATCGCAGATCGGCTACCTGAAAGTTGGCTACCCAATCGGAACATTGTTATTACCTGAATATGCCGGTAAAGATGCCAATGGTAACCAGCAATTCTGGAAATATAATGCCGATGGATCGCGTACCGCAGTCACAGACGTAAGTTTGTTGAATTACGCTGATGACGGTAGCACCCAGGACAGGAAGTTTTATACCACTGATCCAAAATTTACTTATGGGCTTTCAACCAGCTTGACCTATAAACAGTTTGATTTCAGCATCTTTGCCCGTGGTCAGTACGGCAGCAAGGGCTTTAACGAAACCTATATGGACTATACGAGCTTAGCTAAATTAGGTACTTACAGTGTATTAGCCGATGCTTCGAAATTAGGTATCAAGAGTTCGTCTGAACCATCAAATTACTGGTTGCAGGGTACTTCTTTCCTGAAAATTCAGAGTGTTAATTTAGGATACAGCTTAAAGATAAATCAGAACAGGTATATCGATAAACTGCACTTCTATGTAGCAGGCAATAACCTGTACACCTTTACATCATATAAAGGTATCGACCCCGAGTTGACCACAGCCGGCGGCCAGACAGGTATCGATAGCAGGCAGCTTTATCCACGTTCGCGTCAGTTGTCATTCGGCGTTAACTTAACATTGAAATAA
- a CDS encoding RagB/SusD family nutrient uptake outer membrane protein, whose amino-acid sequence MKKRHLLIAAALLVVVGTFSCKKQLNSPKDAVTKAAASNSARYLQSIVLGTYTQLQGLTANNAMLLTAEETTDALIVPGRIGGDWADGGVWQQLWLHTYTASHGNISGAWDNAYNTIGSINITISLLQGLPQTDATAYSISELKVLRAYFYYLLVTNFGNVPLLTSTEQDASKVATSSASDVFNFLITELKTNGPVLSSKTPSQDPAQYGRLNKWGAYFLLAKLYLNQNVITGSSDNSGYQACSSYCDSLLNSGYSLQANFLDNFASSNNSGNNENIFVIPYDHIYAQGLQIQMMSFHYNQAAKYNWGSTGGPWNGFCANADFYGKFSNSDSRKAGWQEGIQYAADGTTPLTTRGSDSSLVLNFRPQVSNLYTATEYDGVRQQKWQLTPGYQSQDADFALFRYSDVLLMKAECLLRQGDAAGALTYTAPVRQRAGVANFNIAAFNADSLLSERGREFAWEGWRKEDLIRFGHFGDKKQFKAADADGHTKLFPIPTEAIQKNPNLTQNPGYN is encoded by the coding sequence ATGAAAAAGAGACACTTATTAATCGCAGCAGCACTTTTGGTTGTCGTAGGTACGTTTTCCTGCAAGAAGCAACTAAATTCGCCAAAGGATGCTGTTACCAAGGCGGCGGCATCAAATAGTGCCCGCTACCTCCAATCAATCGTATTAGGTACCTACACCCAATTACAGGGGCTGACCGCAAACAATGCCATGTTGCTTACTGCTGAAGAAACTACTGACGCCCTTATAGTTCCGGGCCGTATCGGTGGCGACTGGGCCGACGGTGGCGTATGGCAGCAATTGTGGCTGCACACCTACACTGCTTCGCACGGTAATATTTCAGGTGCGTGGGACAATGCCTACAATACCATTGGTTCAATCAACATTACCATCTCGTTATTGCAGGGCTTACCACAAACCGACGCTACCGCTTATTCTATTTCTGAGTTGAAGGTTTTGCGTGCGTACTTTTACTACTTATTGGTTACCAATTTCGGTAATGTTCCTTTGCTTACATCTACAGAGCAGGATGCAAGTAAGGTTGCAACAAGTTCAGCTTCGGATGTATTCAACTTCCTGATAACCGAGTTGAAAACAAACGGCCCGGTATTGAGTTCAAAGACCCCTTCACAGGATCCGGCCCAATACGGACGTCTTAACAAATGGGGTGCCTATTTCCTGCTTGCCAAGCTTTACCTGAACCAGAACGTAATTACAGGTTCGTCAGATAACAGTGGATACCAGGCTTGTTCATCCTACTGCGATTCGTTGCTGAATTCAGGTTATAGCCTGCAGGCTAACTTCCTGGATAACTTTGCAAGTTCAAACAATTCAGGTAACAACGAGAATATTTTTGTGATCCCTTACGACCATATTTATGCCCAGGGACTGCAAATACAAATGATGAGCTTCCACTACAACCAGGCTGCCAAATACAACTGGGGTAGTACAGGTGGCCCATGGAACGGTTTCTGCGCCAACGCCGACTTCTACGGTAAATTCAGTAATTCTGACTCACGTAAAGCCGGCTGGCAAGAGGGTATACAGTATGCCGCAGACGGTACTACACCATTGACGACTCGTGGTAGTGATAGTTCGCTGGTATTGAACTTCAGGCCGCAGGTATCAAATCTGTACACTGCTACCGAATACGACGGTGTGCGCCAGCAAAAATGGCAGCTTACACCAGGCTACCAGAGCCAGGATGCTGACTTTGCATTGTTCCGCTATTCAGACGTATTGCTGATGAAAGCTGAGTGTTTATTACGCCAGGGCGATGCCGCAGGCGCGTTAACTTACACAGCTCCGGTAAGGCAGAGAGCTGGTGTTGCTAATTTTAATATTGCAGCATTCAATGCAGACAGTTTGTTGTCCGAAAGGGGCCGCGAGTTTGCATGGGAAGGTTGGAGAAAAGAAGATTTGATCCGTTTCGGTCACTTTGGTGATAAAAAACAATTCAAAGCAGCTGATGCTGATGGGCACACCAAACTGTTCCCTATCCCGACTGAGGCTATCCAAAAGAATCCAAACCTGACACAAAATCCAGGATACAATTGA
- a CDS encoding FGGY-family carbohydrate kinase, translating into MRPVIAIFDIGKTNKKLFLFDEDYHIVYERSVRLAEITDEDGFPCENVHELGKLVLVEFKEASEQKEFDIKAVNFSGYGASLVYVDEKGKPLAPLYNYLKPYPEKLQEELYSKYGGQEQFCIDTASPALGSLNSGLQLYRIKKEQPELFGKIKYALHLPQYISSLISGQFVNDITGIGCHTAMWDFKKNDYHQWIKQEGLTSKFPPIISAESVFENHGYKVGSGLHDSSAALIPYLVSIKEPFVLLSTGTWSISLNPFDHSELTADELNKDCLCYLQYTCKPVKASRLFAGHEHEEQVKRIAAHFNRSAGEFNTLSFNNGLIPRLQQNFKQDLNPVDFTRSSGFEQWDLTMFGNHNEAYHQLMLDLVRQQRYSTQLVLKDTRVKRLFVDGGFSHNEIYMNLLAREFPKMEVCAASVAQASAIGAALVIHSLWNQKSIPGDIIGLKSYSNGSH; encoded by the coding sequence GTGAGACCCGTCATCGCTATATTCGACATCGGCAAAACCAACAAAAAGCTTTTCCTTTTTGATGAGGATTATCATATTGTTTATGAGCGGTCGGTGCGGCTTGCTGAAATAACCGACGAAGATGGTTTTCCATGCGAGAACGTACATGAGCTTGGAAAATTGGTGCTTGTAGAGTTTAAGGAAGCATCGGAGCAAAAAGAATTCGATATAAAAGCAGTCAATTTCTCGGGTTACGGCGCAAGTTTGGTTTATGTTGATGAAAAAGGTAAGCCACTCGCTCCGCTTTACAATTATTTAAAGCCTTATCCTGAAAAACTACAGGAAGAACTTTACTCGAAATATGGCGGACAGGAGCAGTTTTGCATTGATACTGCTTCGCCGGCGTTGGGCAGCCTGAACTCGGGCCTGCAATTGTACCGCATTAAAAAAGAACAGCCTGAATTATTCGGTAAGATCAAATACGCTTTGCATTTGCCTCAGTATATCAGCTCACTTATTTCCGGGCAATTTGTAAATGACATTACTGGTATCGGTTGCCACACCGCGATGTGGGATTTCAAAAAGAACGACTACCACCAATGGATAAAGCAGGAGGGGCTGACATCGAAATTCCCGCCGATTATATCAGCTGAAAGTGTCTTTGAAAACCATGGTTATAAAGTTGGAAGCGGTCTCCACGACAGTTCAGCGGCGTTGATACCGTACCTGGTAAGCATCAAAGAGCCATTTGTGCTGCTTTCTACAGGTACCTGGTCTATCAGCCTAAATCCGTTCGACCATTCAGAACTGACCGCTGATGAATTAAATAAAGACTGTCTTTGTTACTTGCAATACACCTGCAAGCCTGTAAAAGCATCGCGCCTGTTTGCCGGGCACGAGCACGAGGAACAGGTAAAGCGGATAGCTGCGCATTTCAATCGAAGTGCCGGTGAGTTTAATACGTTATCATTTAATAATGGATTGATCCCGAGACTTCAGCAAAATTTTAAGCAAGACCTGAACCCGGTAGATTTTACCCGCTCCTCTGGCTTTGAACAGTGGGATTTGACCATGTTCGGCAATCATAACGAAGCTTATCACCAATTAATGCTCGACCTGGTTAGGCAACAGCGTTACTCCACACAATTGGTTTTGAAGGACACTAGGGTGAAAAGGTTATTTGTGGATGGCGGTTTTAGTCATAACGAAATTTATATGAACCTGCTGGCGCGGGAATTCCCAAAAATGGAAGTGTGCGCAGCCTCAGTGGCGCAGGCATCAGCTATTGGTGCGGCACTGGTTATTCACTCCTTATGGAACCAAAAATCCATTCCCGGCGATATTATCGGCCTCAAAAGCTATTCAAACGGAAGCCATTAA
- a CDS encoding DUF6377 domain-containing protein — MKRSFLPALLLVLLFHCAFSSVPASRVDSIMAVLKNELAHRKDYDDKKEARIKTLKERLAAVPANNYERQYDLCEQLYEEYKVYQFDSAYVYTQKLLNIGIITKDVAKVNNTKIKLGFILLSSGMFKESFECLNQINDHLLNDKSKLEYYSTKSRAYSDLAEYNSDKNYALYDQSQAIKLIDSAIALAPPNSFEKLYYTGNRQVISGQSQTPSPTYIRLLTQYKLTDHQKAMVATGLSFFYSGPYQDSDRIFLMAEGAINDIRSSTKETTAIFKLGWQLYLDGNLSDAYTFIQQAMDDAQFYGARLRKVKIGAVLPVVAAQKIIITEKEKDRFLVYLLSIAVIAVVILSISFIVFYQLKRLKAKEKIIEEKNVLLEKINGKLSEDTHIKEEYIGYFFNVISGYILKLEKLKRSIERKITTKKYDDILLSVNEINIKKERETLFYTFDHIFLKIFPNFIDSFNAMFKEEDQIWPRDHEVLNTDLRIFALMRLGINDNETIANILEYSVNTIYVYKMRIKAKALVPSDQFDHRIMDIKAVDLLNKS; from the coding sequence ATGAAGAGATCTTTTCTACCTGCCTTGTTATTGGTATTGCTTTTCCATTGCGCTTTTTCGTCGGTACCAGCTTCAAGGGTCGACAGCATTATGGCGGTACTAAAGAACGAGTTAGCCCACCGGAAGGATTATGACGATAAAAAAGAGGCCCGGATAAAAACACTAAAAGAAAGGCTGGCGGCGGTGCCGGCTAATAATTACGAGCGGCAATACGATCTGTGCGAACAGCTTTATGAAGAATATAAGGTGTACCAGTTCGATTCGGCTTATGTTTACACGCAAAAGCTGCTCAATATTGGTATTATTACCAAGGATGTGGCCAAAGTAAACAATACCAAAATAAAACTTGGGTTTATTTTACTCTCGTCTGGTATGTTCAAAGAGTCCTTTGAATGCCTTAACCAGATAAATGACCATCTTCTCAACGATAAATCCAAGTTAGAGTATTATTCCACAAAGTCGCGCGCTTATTCTGACCTGGCTGAGTATAACAGCGATAAAAATTATGCGCTGTACGATCAGAGCCAGGCCATCAAACTGATTGACTCGGCTATAGCTTTAGCTCCGCCAAACTCGTTCGAGAAATTGTATTATACGGGCAATAGGCAGGTAATCTCGGGCCAGTCCCAAACACCCTCGCCCACCTATATCAGGTTATTGACCCAATATAAACTTACAGATCACCAAAAGGCGATGGTGGCCACCGGGCTTTCTTTTTTTTATTCCGGCCCTTACCAGGATTCGGACCGTATTTTTTTAATGGCCGAAGGCGCGATCAATGATATCCGGTCGTCAACCAAAGAAACGACAGCTATTTTTAAGCTGGGCTGGCAATTGTATCTTGATGGCAACCTGAGCGACGCCTATACATTTATTCAGCAGGCCATGGACGATGCGCAGTTTTATGGCGCCAGGCTGCGAAAGGTAAAAATAGGAGCGGTTTTGCCGGTTGTTGCCGCCCAAAAGATCATTATTACCGAAAAAGAAAAAGATAGGTTCCTGGTTTACTTACTATCGATAGCGGTGATAGCTGTGGTAATTTTATCCATCTCGTTCATCGTATTTTATCAGCTAAAGCGGCTTAAGGCTAAGGAAAAGATCATTGAAGAAAAGAATGTACTGCTTGAAAAGATCAACGGGAAACTTTCGGAAGATACGCACATCAAGGAAGAGTATATCGGGTACTTTTTTAATGTGATATCCGGTTATATTTTAAAATTGGAGAAACTGAAACGAAGCATTGAGCGAAAGATCACGACAAAAAAATATGATGATATATTACTATCAGTCAACGAGATCAATATAAAGAAAGAGCGGGAAACCTTGTTTTATACCTTCGATCATATATTCCTGAAGATATTCCCCAATTTTATTGATTCGTTTAACGCGATGTTTAAGGAAGAGGACCAGATATGGCCAAGGGATCATGAGGTATTAAATACCGACCTGCGTATATTTGCGCTGATGCGATTAGGTATTAACGATAATGAGACCATCGCCAATATCCTTGAATACTCAGTAAATACCATTTATGTTTATAAAATGCGTATCAAGGCCAAAGCGCTTGTCCCGAGCGATCAGTTCGATCATCGCATCATGGATATCAAGGCAGTTGACCTGCTCAATAAATCCTGA
- the treF gene encoding alpha,alpha-trehalase TreF, whose product MLRRFFITLYLAVAVSCAWAQIKTPRQLFPGLFETVQMSDIFPDNKTFVDATAKRDPALIMKDYNDLKDKPGFDLKTFVTANFFIPGTHNDAFKSDIQAGIRKHIDTLWQVLYRKHDTVSKYSSLLPVPNDFVVPGGRFRETYYWDSYFTMLGLQESHKTKIIHDMIGNFAYLLDTYGFIPNGIRTYYLTRSQPPFFSMMIDILAKDEGAKVYTQYQPELLKEYTFWMKGADKLQPGQAYRNSVRMQGGEILNRYWDESDLPREESYKKDVTAVKDTKQKPGDFYRNIRAAAESGWDFSTRWMDTTGRLETIQTTLIIPVDLNCLLYHLELDIAKSYSIQGNMTMSKLYQTKALKRRNAIQKYCWSAKDGWYMDYNWELKHTTTHISLAGVFPLEFRIADTKQAASVAKVLKSKFFKSGGLVTTLDRSGQQWDSPNAWAPLQYMAIDGLNNYQEYKLARSIAENWVRINISVFNSTGKLMEKYNVIDTDVKAGGGEYPLQDGFGWTNGVLLNLLNHYHIDQL is encoded by the coding sequence ATGCTGAGAAGATTTTTTATAACGCTATACCTGGCGGTTGCTGTTAGCTGTGCATGGGCACAGATAAAAACCCCGCGTCAATTATTCCCCGGTTTGTTCGAGACAGTGCAGATGTCGGATATTTTCCCGGACAACAAAACGTTTGTCGATGCCACTGCTAAACGCGATCCGGCACTTATTATGAAGGATTATAACGACCTGAAAGATAAACCCGGGTTCGATCTTAAAACCTTTGTGACTGCTAACTTTTTTATTCCCGGTACGCATAACGACGCATTCAAGAGCGATATACAGGCTGGTATTCGTAAGCATATCGACACTTTGTGGCAGGTATTGTACCGCAAACACGACACTGTTTCAAAATATTCCTCTTTGTTGCCTGTACCAAATGACTTTGTGGTCCCCGGCGGGCGTTTCCGTGAAACCTATTATTGGGACTCATATTTCACCATGTTAGGTTTGCAGGAGAGCCACAAAACCAAGATCATCCATGATATGATCGGTAATTTTGCGTACCTGCTGGATACATACGGGTTTATTCCAAATGGTATCCGCACTTATTATTTAACAAGGTCCCAACCACCTTTTTTTTCGATGATGATCGATATCCTGGCAAAGGACGAGGGCGCGAAAGTTTATACGCAATACCAACCCGAGCTTTTAAAAGAATACACTTTTTGGATGAAGGGCGCGGATAAATTACAACCGGGGCAGGCTTACCGGAATTCGGTACGGATGCAGGGCGGTGAAATACTGAACCGTTATTGGGATGAATCGGACCTGCCGCGGGAAGAGTCGTATAAAAAAGATGTGACCGCGGTAAAGGACACCAAACAAAAACCCGGCGATTTTTACCGTAATATTCGTGCGGCTGCGGAATCGGGTTGGGATTTCAGCACACGCTGGATGGATACTACCGGCCGGCTCGAAACCATACAAACCACGCTCATCATCCCGGTGGATCTGAATTGTCTTCTTTACCATCTCGAACTCGATATTGCCAAATCCTATAGTATACAAGGCAACATGACTATGTCCAAACTTTATCAAACCAAGGCGTTGAAACGCCGCAACGCGATTCAGAAATATTGCTGGAGTGCAAAAGACGGCTGGTATATGGATTATAACTGGGAGTTGAAACATACCACAACGCATATATCGCTGGCAGGTGTTTTCCCGCTTGAATTCAGGATAGCTGACACTAAACAGGCAGCCAGTGTCGCGAAGGTGCTTAAATCAAAATTTTTCAAATCGGGCGGACTGGTCACTACCCTGGATCGATCGGGCCAACAATGGGACAGCCCCAATGCTTGGGCGCCGCTTCAGTATATGGCTATCGACGGTCTGAATAATTACCAGGAATATAAACTGGCGCGTTCTATTGCCGAAAACTGGGTTCGCATCAATATCAGTGTTTTCAATTCGACCGGTAAGTTGATGGAGAAATACAATGTAATAGACACCGATGTGAAGGCCGGTGGCGGTGAATACCCTTTGCAGGACGGCTTCGGCTGGACGAACGGTGTTTTGCTCAATTTGCTTAATCATTATCATATCGATCAGCTGTGA
- a CDS encoding TIM barrel protein, with protein MQLDRSVIDGHNQQRIKEHQRKFEFVSADVANLDEVLQKLTAFNIAIPSWALGTGGTRFGRFSGGGEPRNLEEKIEDVGLLHALNRSSGAISLHIPWDIPKDYKATRELAAQYGIQFDAVNSNTFQDQPGQALSYKFGSLHHVDPKVRKQAVEHNIEVIRHGVELGSKALTVWLADGSSFPGQLNFRKAFQRTLESLQEIYQALHADWKMLIEYKAFEPSFYSTTIGDWGQSFTLANKLGPKAYTLVDLGHHLANANIEQIVSLLLMEGKLGGFHFNDSKYADDDLTAGSIKPYQLFLIFNELVEGMDARGMDHATGLGWMIDASHNLKDPLEDLMQSVEAIKIAYAQALIVDRDALNTAQEQNDVTQCQEILQQAFRTDVRPLVAQARMTAGGALDPVQLFREAGIRKTLIGSRGEKTVATGL; from the coding sequence ATGCAATTAGACAGATCGGTTATTGATGGGCATAACCAGCAGCGTATAAAAGAGCATCAGCGTAAATTTGAATTTGTATCGGCTGATGTGGCCAACCTTGACGAAGTGTTGCAAAAGCTGACAGCGTTCAACATAGCTATACCAAGCTGGGCCCTTGGAACGGGCGGCACGCGTTTTGGCCGTTTTAGCGGCGGTGGCGAGCCGCGCAATCTGGAGGAAAAGATAGAAGATGTGGGCCTGCTGCATGCGTTAAACCGTTCAAGCGGGGCTATATCCTTACATATTCCCTGGGATATTCCGAAAGACTATAAGGCTACAAGAGAACTTGCGGCACAATATGGTATCCAGTTCGATGCAGTAAATTCCAATACTTTCCAGGATCAGCCGGGGCAGGCGCTGAGTTACAAATTTGGCTCGCTACATCATGTCGACCCGAAAGTGAGAAAGCAGGCTGTTGAGCATAATATTGAAGTCATAAGACACGGGGTCGAATTAGGCTCGAAGGCGTTGACGGTTTGGCTTGCGGATGGATCGAGTTTTCCAGGTCAGCTTAACTTTAGAAAAGCCTTTCAGCGAACGCTCGAAAGCTTGCAGGAAATATACCAGGCCTTACATGCCGACTGGAAAATGCTGATCGAATACAAGGCTTTCGAACCAAGTTTTTATTCCACTACCATTGGCGACTGGGGGCAATCGTTTACGCTGGCCAATAAATTGGGGCCAAAGGCCTATACTTTGGTCGACCTGGGACATCATTTGGCCAACGCCAATATCGAGCAGATCGTAAGCCTGCTGCTGATGGAAGGTAAACTGGGCGGTTTCCACTTTAATGATTCCAAATATGCGGATGATGACCTGACCGCTGGTAGCATCAAACCTTACCAGCTGTTCCTGATATTTAACGAATTGGTTGAAGGCATGGACGCGCGCGGGATGGATCATGCCACGGGTTTGGGATGGATGATAGATGCTTCCCATAATTTGAAAGACCCGCTGGAGGACCTGATGCAATCGGTTGAGGCCATCAAGATTGCTTATGCGCAGGCGCTGATCGTCGACCGGGATGCTTTGAACACGGCACAGGAACAGAATGACGTAACCCAATGCCAGGAAATATTGCAGCAGGCGTTCCGTACCGATGTACGGCCCTTGGTAGCGCAGGCAAGAATGACAGCAGGCGGTGCACTGGATCCAGTTCAACTATTCAGGGAAGCAGGGATAAGAAAAACGCTTATCGGCAGTAGAGGGGAAAAGACAGTGGCCACGGGTTTGTAA